TTGGCACTAAATCCATTCCACAAATCGGGCAATCACCAGGTTCATCTTTTACAACTTCTGGGTGCATTGGGCAGGTCCATTGTTCTGTATTTGTAGTTGATAAATTTTGTTCTTCCACTAAATCCATACCACAGACTGGACAATCACCAGGTTTGTCATACGTTTTTTCTCCCTCACAATGCATTGGGCAATAAAAAGATGCCCCCAAACCCTCAAGGGGGCTTTTCTCACTCTTCTGGTTTTTGTTTTTTTTGCTCCTTCCCTTTGGGAAGGCTGGGTTGGGCTTTTCTCCTTGTTTGTGAATACTATAACTACCACCATCCTTTTTTAAAGCTTCTTGAAAGATTTCTAATGAAATATGAGATTCCATTTCTATAGTTGCTTCAGCTTTCTTTAAATCAACGGTTGCTTTTGAAACACCAGCTACTTCTGAAAGTGTTTTTTCTACATGACTTCTACAACCATTGCAAGTCATTCCATGAATGTGATACTTATGTTTCATTTTATCATTATTTGGAATAAGAATACCATATCTGTCTCCATCATTTTTTAAAGCATCTTGAAAAGTTTCTAATTTAATATGAGCATCCATTTCTATGGTTGCTTCAGCTTTTTCTAAATCTACAGATGCTTTAGTAACACCTTCAACTTTTGAAAGTATTTTTTCTACATGACTTCTGCAACCATTGCAGGTCATTCCTTTTATTTTATATGTGTGTTTCATAATTTTAAAGTTTTACATTTTCATCATTTCTTCTTCATCCATTTCCATTCCCATTTTCATATTTCCATCTTTATCTGTGTGTGTTTTCATGAAAAGAAATTGAAACAGAAAAACAAGAGCTATTCCTATACTTGCTACTACAAGTACAAAAGGGTCGTTAACATATTTTAAATAAATGAATGCTGATAAAATAACAATATCCATTACTATTGCTATTATTGGAATAATTGGATTAAATTTTACTTCTTTTTTAAGGTATCTAAAAAGGCCCCAATGAATAGCAATGTCCATAATTAAATAGAAAATAGCACCAATGGAAGCTATGCGAGTTAAATCGAATAAAATAGTTAGTAGTATGGCTAAAGAAACAGTAAAAATTAACGAGGGATTTTTAAGTTTCTTCATTTTGTTCATATCAGGTACTTGTTTCATATTACCCAACATGCCTAACATTCTGGAAGCAGAATATATGCTGGCAATTACACCAGAAACTGTTGCTACAATAGCCAGTAGAATTGTTAAAATTGAACCCCATTCACCAAACAGCGGTTTTGCTGCTGCTGCTAAAGCATAATCTTTTGCTATTATAATTTCTTCAACACTTAATCCACCAGCAACCGACAATGCTAAAACAACATAGATAATTGTACAAACAGCAATTGAAATAATAATGGAACGCCCCACATTTTTATGTGGATTTTTAATGTCACCACCTTGATTTGTAATCGTAGTAAACCCTTTAAAAGCAAGAATTGACAATGCCAAGGCAGCTACAAATCCAAATCCTTCTGGTAAAGCTTGACTATTAGATGCTACATAATTACCTGTTATGGTTGGCAAACCTGAAATTATTAAACCAGAAATTGCTAACAATGAAATGCCTGCTACTTTAATTATTGCTGTAAAAGTGGCTGTAACTTCAATAATTTTATTACCAGAAATATTTATTATATACGCTACTCCAATAAGAATTACACCTAATATGGATGCATATCCAGAATATTCTGGCGGAAATAAGCGTAAAGTATAAGCACCAAAAGTACCAGCAACTAAACTTTCGGCAACTACCATTGATATGTACATTAATAGAGAGAAAGAACCTGCAGCTGTTCCAGGACCAAATGCTTTTGTTAAAAATTTTGCTACACCACCAGAAGAAGGATATGCGTTTGAAAATTTAACGTAAGAATATGAACTAAAACCAACTACTATTGCACCTGCTATAAATGCAATTGGAAACAAGTCACCTACTAACTCTGCAATTTGACCCATTAGCACAAAAATACCTGCGCCAATCATTACACCTGTACCCAAGGAAACAGAGCCTAATAATGAGAGTTTTTGGTTTGTTTTTTTTAGTATGTTCATTTTATTTATTTTAGTTTTTTTCGCATTGCTTCAGAAATGTTTTCTGCATATACACCATAAGCATCTACCAACAATCCTTTAATTCCATTTTTAGATGAAATAGCGTAAAGAACGCTGTTATCATCAGTACTGCTCATTCCTTCAAAACGATGCATTTCATCTACATCAAAATCTTCTGGATGTAATTTTAATTTTAATGAGTTACATTCTATATGTTTTGGGCACATATTTAGGTTATACGTGTATCCGTTTGCTTGTAAAGTGCTTATTGCTTCAGAAAGAGTGTCGTAGCTTTTCATTATTTTAATTTATTTATAAATGAATTGTCATCACAGGTTTTTTCGAGTTATTTGTGATGTTTTCTGCAATACTTTTAGAGAATATATTAGATAAACCACTTCTATTATGTGTATACATTGCTACTAAATCTACTTCATTATCTTTTTGAAAAGTTTCGATACCTTTTAAAATGGTAGATTCATTATAAACGTGCATTTCATAATTTTCTAATTCTGGAAAGTTTGTTAAAAATTCTCTTATTGGCACTATACCATTTTTAATATTATTAAAATCTTTATTTGTATTGATATTTAATAAGTGAATTTTTGAATTACATTTCTCGGCTATTTTAACAACTTGTTTAAAAGCATTAGACATATCTTCCTTAAAATCAGAAACAAAAACAATGTTTTTAAAAGGAAATAGTGTAGCCTCTTCTTTAACAACTAAAATTGGGACGTGGATATCTCTAATAATTTTTTGAGTATTGCTCCCAAAAAATTGTTTTGAGAAATCTTCTTGTGTGCCTTTACTACCTGTTATTATGAAGTCGTGATGAAAATTGTGAGAATGTGCAGAAATTGCTTTTACATCTGAAATATATTCCAAGAAAGTCCTGGATTTTAAACCACTGTTTTCTGCATCTTTATCAAGACTTCTTAACTTGCTTTTGGCAATGCCAATCGCTTTTTGAGTGTCAGGATATTTATGTTCGTCTGTTTTGCTTAATTTTACCCAATCTACTGGTGTATGTATTTGATGTAAAAAATGAATTTCAGCATCAAAAAGTGTGGCAATTTCAATTGCTAAATGTGCTGCTTTATCACAAGTTTTTGAAAAATCTGTTGGAACTAAAATATTCTTCATAATCAATTAGATTTTTAGTTTTTTAAAAGAGGTATGAGAATGAATTATCTTCCATTTTCCATCAATTTTTTGCAATATTGATGTAGCCACTCCTTTACTTTTAATAGTTCGTTCTTCTGTGCCTTTGGCTTTATTAGCTTTTAAAATTATTGTGTATATATAATTTTCAGTTGTATAAGCATAGGGCGAATTTACAGTTGTCTGAATCTCGTAATCAGAAAAAGTAAAACTTTTAAAATGTCCTAATTCTGGCCCCAAATGATGAGATATGTATTCTTTGTAAGTACCTTCTAATTTTCCTTGCTCAAATATAATAGCATCTGGTGTAAAGAGTTCAAAAGTGCCTTCGGTTGTTAAATTTTGTATTGCATCTTTATAAGCTTTCATGACAGCTTTTACTTCTTTTTTGTCTTTAGTGTAAGAGGTGTCCTGTGCATTTGTAAGATTAACTGTTAAAAGGAAAACAGTTAATAGAGTAATAAATTTAAGTACTTTCATAATTTAAGTTTTAAAAAGGATTATTTGTTTACATGGATTCTATTGATGTTTGCAATACCAAAAACTAAAACGAAAAAGCTTAAAACAACTTCTAAAATAACAATTAGTTTTCCTGATATAGAAATGGGTACAATATCTCCATAACCAACAGAAGAAAAGGTTATAAAACTGAAATACAAAAACTCGAAAAATTGTAAGAAAAACGAGTTATTGGGAATCGTTTCGAATTTAAAATTTGCTGAATTTAAAATATATAACGCCTGGTAATCTGCTGAAAATGATAGCACAATTAAAATAATTAAGATTCCAAATAAAGTAAGAATGTGTGTCAGTTGATGACTTTCTCCTATTATTTTACTTAACTGTGTAAAAGTTAACCTTACAATAAAAATGGTTTTAAAAAATGCCAAACTAACAATTAAAAAAGGTAGAAAAATACTGTCAGAATCTACAACAATCCATAAGGTATAACTTAAAGATGAAGCAATAACTATGCTGGTAGTAAGTATCACTTTTTTAAATAGTTGTTTATAAAAGTCTGTACTTTTAGATTTTTCTACAGTGTTTTCTTTAGGCATTTTAACTTATTTATTAACTAAATAATTGAAGTACAAATGCACCACCAACTATTAAAAATAATATTATATATACTATATAATTGAACCATTTTTTTATATTAGACTTATTTTCTGTGGCTTGAGAATCGCTTTTACAACATTCTTTCATTTTAATCTCTTATTAAAATAATACTCAAAAATGAGAGTTAGACTGTATCCAATCAACCAAAAAAAATAAGTCTTTCTCTCAATTTCAAGTATCTTTTACTAATATTTTATTTTTATAAACTATCTTTTAATTGAGTGATAAAATTGATTATTTCATTCGTTTCTTCGTTTGAAAACTTTGCATCTTTATGAATTAACGTGTAAGAATCTAAAGGCATCTCTTTGCTTTCTATTTGTTTTATAATTGAACGAAGTTTACTTGCTTTTCTTCTGCTTGACAACGAACCCCATTCACTAAAATTCAATTCTGCTTTTCCGTTTTTAACATGTTCTTCTAAAAACCAAGCAACTGGTTGTATTTTATTATACCAAGGGTATTTAGTGTTGTTACTATGGCAATCATAACAAGATACTTGCAACTTATTTTTTATATTATTTGGCACATTATTTACCAACATAAAATCGGTTACTGGTACAATATCAGTTTGGTTACGTTCTGTGGGAATAAATTGTATTCCCACAAAAGCGACCAATAAAATCAACAATATGATTTTAACAGTTTTCATTTAGTTAATTTCTCTTTGTACTTTTCCGCACTTCAGCATTTTACTACCATAATAAGGGTTACGTACTTCTTTATTCATACTTAACCAAGCACTTCCTTTTTCATACATTGGGCAATATTGCTCATATAATTTATTAGAAGCACCTGTTATAGCAACCATATCTATAATGTCTTTACTTAAAACTTTAAAGTGCTCTCTTTGATGTGCTATTGGGCTTTTGGATATATGCTCTGCGTGTTCTTTGGCATCAACAATAATATCTTTTAATTCTAATTTTTGAGCATCCGTATATTTAGAAACATCAAGACTGTTTAAACTTTTTTCTAATGAAGCACCCAATTCTTTTGCTTTTGATTCATCATCTGCTACTAAAGCATCTTTTAAATTGAAATAAGCGGTTAAAATTGCTTCAGCTTTTGCGTCTTGCATTTTCATTTTACTGTGATCCATTTTCATATCTCCGTGGTTCATTTTTTCTTTTTTCTGTGCATTGGTAAAAGAAACCGTTAACAATAATATTACTACTACACTAATTTTTAAATCTTTCATTTTATTTGTTTTTAAATTTATATTTGATTTACTACTATTCATTCTTAAAATCTTACTGATAATCCACCACCACCGCCAAAACGATTGTCGTAACTCGCCATTAAAGAGAAATTTCTTGATAGCATATATTCTGCTCCTGCGCTCCAAACTGTTTCTGAAGTGAAATCTTTATTTGTTGGTAAAGTATTTACAAAACCTAAATCTATTTGATATTCATAATAACCGAAAACAGACAGTTTAGGAAAAATCATTATACTGCGTCCTAATCCAATTCTTGGTCTTAATTTATTATCTACTCGAACATCTAAATTGAATAAGTAAGGTGTTAAATAGCGAAGACCGACAACTGCTGTAGT
The DNA window shown above is from Polaribacter sp. Hel_I_88 and carries:
- a CDS encoding APC family permease encodes the protein MNILKKTNQKLSLLGSVSLGTGVMIGAGIFVLMGQIAELVGDLFPIAFIAGAIVVGFSSYSYVKFSNAYPSSGGVAKFLTKAFGPGTAAGSFSLLMYISMVVAESLVAGTFGAYTLRLFPPEYSGYASILGVILIGVAYIINISGNKIIEVTATFTAIIKVAGISLLAISGLIISGLPTITGNYVASNSQALPEGFGFVAALALSILAFKGFTTITNQGGDIKNPHKNVGRSIIISIAVCTIIYVVLALSVAGGLSVEEIIIAKDYALAAAAKPLFGEWGSILTILLAIVATVSGVIASIYSASRMLGMLGNMKQVPDMNKMKKLKNPSLIFTVSLAILLTILFDLTRIASIGAIFYLIMDIAIHWGLFRYLKKEVKFNPIIPIIAIVMDIVILSAFIYLKYVNDPFVLVVASIGIALVFLFQFLFMKTHTDKDGNMKMGMEMDEEEMMKM
- a CDS encoding universal stress protein; amino-acid sequence: MKNILVPTDFSKTCDKAAHLAIEIATLFDAEIHFLHQIHTPVDWVKLSKTDEHKYPDTQKAIGIAKSKLRSLDKDAENSGLKSRTFLEYISDVKAISAHSHNFHHDFIITGSKGTQEDFSKQFFGSNTQKIIRDIHVPILVVKEEATLFPFKNIVFVSDFKEDMSNAFKQVVKIAEKCNSKIHLLNINTNKDFNNIKNGIVPIREFLTNFPELENYEMHVYNESTILKGIETFQKDNEVDLVAMYTHNRSGLSNIFSKSIAENITNNSKKPVMTIHL
- a CDS encoding nuclear transport factor 2 family protein — encoded protein: MKVLKFITLLTVFLLTVNLTNAQDTSYTKDKKEVKAVMKAYKDAIQNLTTEGTFELFTPDAIIFEQGKLEGTYKEYISHHLGPELGHFKSFTFSDYEIQTTVNSPYAYTTENYIYTIILKANKAKGTEERTIKSKGVATSILQKIDGKWKIIHSHTSFKKLKI
- a CDS encoding potassium channel family protein, coding for MPKENTVEKSKSTDFYKQLFKKVILTTSIVIASSLSYTLWIVVDSDSIFLPFLIVSLAFFKTIFIVRLTFTQLSKIIGESHQLTHILTLFGILIILIVLSFSADYQALYILNSANFKFETIPNNSFFLQFFEFLYFSFITFSSVGYGDIVPISISGKLIVILEVVLSFFVLVFGIANINRIHVNK
- a CDS encoding heme-binding domain-containing protein is translated as MKTVKIILLILLVAFVGIQFIPTERNQTDIVPVTDFMLVNNVPNNIKNKLQVSCYDCHSNNTKYPWYNKIQPVAWFLEEHVKNGKAELNFSEWGSLSSRRKASKLRSIIKQIESKEMPLDSYTLIHKDAKFSNEETNEIINFITQLKDSL
- a CDS encoding DUF3347 domain-containing protein, which produces MKDLKISVVVILLLTVSFTNAQKKEKMNHGDMKMDHSKMKMQDAKAEAILTAYFNLKDALVADDESKAKELGASLEKSLNSLDVSKYTDAQKLELKDIIVDAKEHAEHISKSPIAHQREHFKVLSKDIIDMVAITGASNKLYEQYCPMYEKGSAWLSMNKEVRNPYYGSKMLKCGKVQREIN